The following coding sequences lie in one Sphingomonas sp. M1-B02 genomic window:
- a CDS encoding flavin-containing monooxygenase, which produces MIEHFDVVVVGAGISGIGAAHYLQANSPDRSFVILEGRERLGGTWDLFRYPGIRSDSDMYTLGFSFRPWTEAKAIADGPAILNYLDETAREHGLDAHIRLSHKVTSASWSSADSLWTVTADQGGEERCFTCSFLFMCSGYYNYERGYLPDFAGAADFGGRIVHPQFWTPDVDYAGKKVVVIGSGATAVTLVPELAREAAHVTMLQRSPSYIVARPSEDRFANWLRRTLNARIAYAITRWRNVLVTQYFYRLMRKHPAKSKERLVAMVREQLGDAYDVGTHFTPRYDPWDQRLCLVPDADLFAAIREGKAEVVTDTIERFTPTGLKLGSGREIEADLIVTATGLEIRLLGGIPVTVDGAPFAPVEHLTYKGMMFSDVPNFAISFGYTNASWTLKSDLTAYYVTRLLNAMRKRGMRQVTPRLAGPVEEAPFLDFTSGYIQRAAQQLPRQGTRKPWRVHQNYTLDVMALKYGGIDEEMEFSNPVPAREKAA; this is translated from the coding sequence ATGATCGAGCATTTCGACGTCGTGGTGGTGGGCGCCGGCATTTCGGGCATCGGCGCGGCCCATTACCTGCAGGCGAACAGCCCCGACCGCAGCTTCGTGATCCTGGAGGGTCGCGAGCGGCTCGGCGGCACCTGGGACCTGTTTCGCTATCCGGGCATCCGCTCGGATTCGGACATGTACACCCTAGGCTTCTCGTTCCGGCCGTGGACCGAGGCGAAAGCGATCGCCGACGGGCCGGCGATCCTCAACTATCTCGACGAGACGGCGCGCGAGCATGGCCTCGACGCGCATATCCGGCTGTCCCACAAGGTGACGAGCGCCTCCTGGTCGAGCGCGGACTCGCTGTGGACGGTGACCGCGGATCAGGGCGGCGAAGAACGATGCTTCACTTGCTCCTTCCTCTTCATGTGCAGCGGCTATTATAATTACGAGCGGGGATATCTCCCCGATTTCGCGGGTGCGGCCGATTTCGGGGGGCGGATCGTGCACCCGCAATTCTGGACGCCCGATGTGGACTATGCCGGCAAGAAGGTCGTCGTGATCGGCAGCGGGGCGACCGCGGTGACGCTGGTACCAGAACTCGCGCGCGAGGCGGCGCATGTAACGATGCTGCAGCGCTCACCGAGCTATATCGTCGCCCGGCCTTCGGAAGACAGGTTTGCGAACTGGTTGCGGCGGACACTGAACGCCCGGATCGCCTATGCGATCACGCGGTGGCGAAACGTGCTGGTCACGCAATATTTCTATCGGCTGATGCGCAAGCATCCCGCCAAGTCGAAGGAGCGGCTCGTCGCAATGGTGCGCGAGCAGCTGGGCGACGCGTATGATGTCGGCACGCATTTCACGCCGCGCTACGATCCGTGGGACCAAAGGCTGTGCCTGGTGCCCGACGCCGATCTGTTCGCGGCGATCCGCGAGGGCAAGGCGGAGGTGGTCACCGACACGATCGAACGCTTCACCCCGACTGGGCTGAAGCTGGGTTCGGGGCGCGAGATCGAGGCCGATCTGATCGTCACCGCGACGGGGCTCGAGATCCGGCTGCTGGGCGGGATCCCGGTGACGGTGGACGGGGCGCCGTTCGCGCCGGTCGAGCATCTGACCTACAAGGGCATGATGTTTTCGGACGTGCCCAATTTCGCGATCTCGTTCGGCTATACCAATGCCAGCTGGACGCTGAAATCGGACCTGACCGCTTATTATGTCACGCGGCTGCTCAACGCGATGCGCAAGCGCGGGATGCGCCAGGTGACGCCGCGGCTGGCGGGCCCGGTGGAGGAGGCGCCGTTCCTCGACTTCACCTCGGGCTATATCCAGCGGGCGGCACAGCAGCTGCCGCGACAGGGCACTCGCAAGCCGTGGCGGGTTCACCAGAATTACACGCTCGACGTGATGGCGCTCAAATATGGCGGGATCGACGAGGAGATGGAATTCTCCAATCCCGTGCCGGCGCGCGAAAAGGCCGCTTAG
- a CDS encoding DUF3088 domain-containing protein, whose translation MTRDTLFLLDPSFEDPALPGRTFYCTDCITLEGLLAAFPELAAKLDIVRIAYPRPRAAVVAALGEANQNLPALAFAEGGFVNDQPGLLRALHARHGFPEPHP comes from the coding sequence GTGACCCGCGACACGCTCTTCCTGCTCGATCCCAGCTTCGAGGACCCCGCGCTGCCGGGGCGCACTTTCTATTGCACCGATTGCATCACCTTGGAGGGTCTGCTTGCCGCCTTCCCGGAGCTCGCCGCGAAGCTCGACATCGTCCGCATCGCCTATCCGCGGCCCCGCGCGGCGGTGGTCGCGGCACTGGGCGAGGCGAACCAGAACCTGCCCGCGCTGGCCTTTGCCGAAGGCGGCTTCGTCAATGACCAGCCGGGCCTCCTGCGCGCGCTGCATGCGCGCCACGGCTTTCCGGAACCGCATCCATGA
- a CDS encoding MaoC family dehydratase, with protein MRRRAHSLSQREREGGAKRRKGEGDRGDKAMPGKYYDEWQIGDRIEHDLRRTVTETDNLLFSTLTHNSQPLHLDAEAARASEFGQILVNGTFTFSLMVGITVGDTTAGTLVANLGYDKLVMPKPVFLGDTLHASSEVVDLRPSKSRPNQGIVTWRHQMHNQRDELVCECLRSALLRSRAA; from the coding sequence TTGCGGCGGCGGGCCCATTCCCTCTCCCAACGGGAGAGGGAGGGAGGCGCGAAGCGCCGGAAGGGTGAGGGTGATAGAGGAGACAAGGCAATGCCCGGAAAATATTACGACGAATGGCAGATCGGCGACCGAATCGAGCACGACCTGCGCCGCACCGTCACCGAGACCGACAATCTGCTCTTCTCGACCCTCACCCACAACAGCCAGCCGCTCCACCTCGACGCCGAGGCCGCGCGCGCGTCGGAGTTCGGACAGATCCTCGTCAACGGCACCTTCACCTTCAGCCTGATGGTCGGCATCACCGTGGGGGACACCACCGCGGGCACGCTCGTCGCCAATCTGGGCTATGACAAGCTGGTCATGCCCAAGCCGGTGTTCCTCGGCGATACGCTCCACGCCTCGAGCGAAGTCGTCGACCTGCGCCCGAGCAAGTCGCGCCCCAACCAGGGCATCGTCACCTGGCGGCACCAGATGCACAACCAGCGCGACGAGCTGGTCTGCGAATGCCTGCGCTCGGCGCTTCTGCGAAGCCGCGCGGCCTAA
- a CDS encoding nuclear transport factor 2 family protein encodes MRHLLFPLALLAPLPALAQTTPVTPIQKGTALPPPSSDEAAVLAPINALFASLERGDGAAIAQHVFPEGRVTAVGKATDGTPRIRQESWAQFSARLQPGKGFRERIWNPAIEIDDDIAMVWAPYDVQVDGKTSNCGIDHFDLVREAGRWKLLNITFSSRTTGCERP; translated from the coding sequence ATGCGCCACCTTCTCTTCCCCTTGGCCCTCCTCGCGCCCCTCCCGGCGCTAGCGCAAACCACTCCGGTCACCCCGATCCAGAAGGGCACCGCCCTCCCCCCGCCCAGCAGCGACGAGGCGGCCGTGTTGGCGCCGATCAATGCCCTGTTCGCCTCGCTCGAGCGAGGCGACGGCGCGGCGATCGCGCAGCATGTTTTCCCGGAAGGCCGTGTCACCGCCGTGGGCAAGGCGACCGACGGGACGCCGCGCATCCGGCAGGAAAGCTGGGCCCAGTTCAGCGCGCGCCTGCAGCCCGGCAAAGGCTTTCGCGAGCGCATCTGGAACCCCGCGATCGAGATAGACGACGATATCGCGATGGTGTGGGCGCCATATGACGTCCAGGTCGACGGCAAAACCAGCAATTGCGGGATCGACCATTTCGATCTGGTCCGAGAAGCAGGGCGCTGGAAGTTGCTGAACATCACCTTCTCGTCCCGCACCACCGGGTGCGAGCGCCCGTGA
- a CDS encoding carboxyl transferase domain-containing protein, which yields MSAPVLDTKMVGDSEAFRANAAHNRALAERLRADVARAALGGSQASRERHEGRGKLLPRDRVERLLDPGSPFLEIGQLAAHDLYEGEVPGAGLICGIGRVSGRQVMIVCNDATVKGGTYYPMTVKKHLRAQEIAEANRLPCIYLVDSGGANLPHQAEVFPDRDHFGRIFFNQANMSALGIPQIACVMGSCTAGGAYVPAMSDESIIVRNQGTIFLAGPPLVKAATGEEISAEDLGGGDLHARKSGVVDHLAENDEHALTIVRDIVSHLPADRTPDTKLLDPRAPKYPADDLYGIIPQDVRAPYDVHEVIARLVDGSEFHEFKALYGSSLVCGFAHIWGMPVGIIANNGILFSESAQKGAHFIELACQRRIPLLFLQNISGFMVGGRYEAEGIAKHGAKLVTAVATATVPKITILIGGSFGAGNYGMCGRAYSPRFLFSWPNSRISVMGGEQAASVLATVHRDADKWSDQEAEAFKAPIRQKYEDEGNPWHATARLWDDGIIDPAQTRDVLGLALATTLNAPIPERPAFGVFRM from the coding sequence ATGAGTGCCCCGGTGCTCGACACCAAGATGGTGGGCGATAGCGAGGCCTTCCGCGCCAACGCCGCGCACAACCGCGCCTTGGCCGAGCGGCTTCGCGCCGACGTGGCCCGCGCCGCGCTGGGCGGATCGCAGGCCTCGCGCGAGCGACACGAGGGTCGGGGCAAGCTGCTCCCGCGCGATCGCGTCGAGCGGCTGCTCGATCCCGGTTCGCCCTTTCTCGAGATCGGCCAACTCGCCGCGCACGACCTGTATGAGGGCGAAGTCCCCGGCGCCGGCCTGATCTGCGGCATAGGCCGCGTATCGGGCCGCCAGGTAATGATCGTCTGCAACGACGCCACGGTGAAGGGCGGGACCTATTATCCGATGACGGTCAAGAAGCATCTCCGCGCGCAGGAGATCGCCGAGGCCAACCGACTGCCCTGCATCTATCTGGTCGACAGCGGCGGCGCGAACCTCCCGCACCAGGCCGAAGTCTTCCCCGATCGCGATCATTTCGGCCGTATCTTCTTCAACCAGGCCAATATGTCCGCGCTCGGCATCCCGCAGATCGCCTGCGTGATGGGAAGCTGCACGGCGGGCGGCGCCTATGTCCCCGCGATGAGCGACGAGAGCATCATCGTCCGCAACCAAGGCACGATCTTCCTCGCCGGCCCGCCGCTGGTGAAGGCGGCAACGGGCGAGGAAATCAGCGCCGAGGATCTGGGCGGCGGCGATCTTCACGCGCGCAAATCGGGCGTGGTCGATCATCTCGCGGAGAATGACGAACATGCGCTGACGATCGTACGCGACATCGTCAGCCACCTGCCCGCCGACCGCACGCCGGACACCAAGCTGCTCGATCCGCGCGCGCCCAAATATCCCGCCGACGACCTCTACGGCATCATCCCCCAGGACGTTCGCGCGCCCTACGACGTCCACGAAGTCATCGCCCGGCTGGTCGACGGCAGCGAGTTTCACGAGTTCAAGGCGCTGTACGGTTCGAGCCTTGTCTGCGGCTTCGCGCATATCTGGGGCATGCCGGTCGGAATCATCGCCAACAACGGCATCTTGTTCAGCGAGAGCGCCCAGAAAGGCGCGCATTTCATCGAACTCGCCTGCCAGCGGCGCATTCCGCTGCTTTTCCTCCAGAACATTTCGGGCTTCATGGTCGGCGGCAGATATGAGGCCGAGGGCATCGCCAAGCACGGCGCCAAGCTGGTCACTGCAGTCGCCACGGCCACGGTGCCCAAGATCACCATACTCATCGGCGGCAGCTTCGGCGCGGGCAATTACGGCATGTGCGGCCGGGCTTACTCTCCACGGTTCCTGTTCAGTTGGCCCAACAGCCGGATCAGCGTGATGGGCGGCGAGCAGGCGGCGAGCGTGCTGGCGACGGTCCACCGCGACGCCGACAAATGGAGCGACCAGGAGGCCGAGGCCTTCAAGGCGCCGATCCGTCAGAAATATGAGGATGAAGGCAATCCCTGGCACGCGACGGCGCGGCTATGGGACGACGGGATCATCGATCCGGCGCAGACGCGGGATGTTCTAGGCCTGGCGCTGGCGACGACGCTGAACGCGCCGATCCCCGAACGCCCTGCGTTCGGGGTGTTCCGGATGTGA
- a CDS encoding acetyl/propionyl/methylcrotonyl-CoA carboxylase subunit alpha, whose protein sequence is MIQSLLIANRGEIACRIIRTARAMGIRTIAVYSDADAQALHVRQADEAVHIGPSPARESYLVGERIIAAANSTDAAAIHPGYGFLSENADFAQAVLDAGLIWVGPHPDSIRAMGLKDAAKARMIAAGVPVTPGYLGEDQSPDRLQQEADAIGYPVLIKAVAGGGGKGMRRVDAAQQFAEMLQSCKREAASSFGDDRVLIEKYILSPRHIEVQVFGDSHGNVVHLFERDCSLQRRHQKVIEEAPAPGMTEYTRNIVCAAAVRAAKAVDYVGAGTIEFIADGSLGHIHPDRIWFMEMNTRLQVEHPVTEEITGVDLVEWQLRVASGEPLPKTQDELRINGHAIEARLYAEDPAKGFLPSTGKLEQFLLDGSVRIDKGVYQGAAISPFYDPMIAKMISHASDREEARERLSWALNESIIWPVRTNAGFLIRCLEQSDFIAGQMDTGLIAREGEALIPPLMPPDHELEAVAETYSRQSLAGFRLNAPLRREMVLAVNGQPVPVRMSIHDYVDQRRLAGSQDAPASLWLTDGGQTWQVQPVRTVQAGAAAASDGAILSPMPGRITAVEIVPGDTVTKGQRLVTLEAMKMEHSLIAPFDGVVAELNAEPGAQVSEGTLLVRIERLED, encoded by the coding sequence ATGATCCAGTCATTGCTCATTGCCAATCGCGGCGAGATCGCGTGCCGCATCATCCGCACCGCGCGGGCGATGGGGATCCGCACGATCGCGGTCTATTCGGATGCCGACGCGCAAGCGCTCCACGTTCGCCAGGCCGACGAGGCGGTGCACATCGGCCCCTCGCCGGCGCGCGAATCCTATCTTGTTGGCGAGCGCATCATTGCCGCAGCAAATTCGACGGATGCCGCAGCAATTCATCCGGGCTATGGCTTCCTCTCGGAAAATGCCGATTTCGCCCAGGCGGTGCTCGATGCGGGCCTGATCTGGGTCGGCCCCCATCCCGACAGCATCCGCGCGATGGGACTCAAGGACGCCGCAAAGGCACGGATGATCGCGGCCGGAGTCCCCGTCACCCCCGGCTATCTCGGTGAGGATCAGTCGCCCGATCGGCTCCAGCAGGAGGCAGATGCGATTGGCTATCCGGTGCTGATCAAGGCCGTGGCCGGCGGCGGCGGCAAGGGCATGCGCCGCGTCGATGCTGCGCAGCAATTTGCCGAAATGCTGCAGTCGTGCAAGCGCGAGGCCGCCTCCTCGTTCGGCGACGACCGCGTGCTGATCGAGAAGTACATCCTCTCCCCGCGCCACATCGAAGTGCAGGTGTTCGGCGACAGCCACGGTAACGTCGTCCACTTGTTCGAGCGCGACTGCTCACTCCAGCGCCGCCACCAAAAGGTGATCGAGGAAGCCCCGGCACCCGGGATGACCGAATATACGCGCAACATCGTTTGTGCGGCCGCAGTCCGCGCTGCAAAGGCGGTCGACTATGTCGGCGCGGGCACGATCGAGTTCATCGCCGACGGCTCGCTGGGTCATATTCACCCCGATCGCATCTGGTTCATGGAGATGAACACCCGCCTCCAGGTCGAGCATCCGGTGACCGAGGAAATCACCGGGGTCGATCTGGTGGAATGGCAGCTGCGCGTCGCCAGCGGCGAACCGCTGCCCAAGACGCAAGACGAGTTGCGGATCAACGGTCACGCCATCGAAGCGCGGCTCTACGCCGAGGATCCCGCCAAGGGCTTCCTTCCCTCCACGGGAAAACTCGAACAGTTCCTGCTCGATGGCAGCGTTCGGATCGACAAGGGCGTCTATCAGGGCGCGGCGATATCGCCTTTCTACGATCCGATGATCGCCAAGATGATCTCGCACGCGAGCGACCGCGAGGAGGCTCGCGAACGCCTGAGCTGGGCGCTGAACGAAAGCATTATCTGGCCGGTCCGAACCAATGCCGGCTTCCTGATCCGCTGCCTCGAACAGTCCGACTTCATTGCCGGCCAGATGGACACCGGCCTCATCGCGCGCGAAGGCGAGGCGTTGATCCCGCCGCTGATGCCGCCGGATCACGAGCTCGAAGCGGTCGCTGAAACCTATTCTCGCCAGTCCCTGGCCGGTTTCAGGCTCAACGCGCCGTTGCGGCGCGAAATGGTCCTGGCGGTCAACGGCCAGCCCGTCCCCGTCCGCATGTCGATCCACGATTATGTCGATCAGCGGCGCCTGGCCGGCTCACAAGATGCGCCCGCCTCATTGTGGCTCACCGATGGCGGACAGACCTGGCAAGTCCAGCCGGTCCGGACGGTGCAGGCAGGCGCCGCGGCAGCCAGCGACGGCGCCATCCTCTCCCCCATGCCCGGCCGCATCACTGCGGTGGAAATCGTCCCCGGCGACACCGTCACCAAGGGCCAGCGCCTGGTCACGCTCGAGGCGATGAAGATGGAGCACAGCCTGATCGCGCCGTTCGACGGCGTCGTCGCCGAGCTTAACGCCGAGCCCGGCGCGCAGGTCAGCGAAGGCACATTGCTGGTGCGGATCGAACGGTTGGAAGATTAA
- a CDS encoding M13 family metallopeptidase, which produces MNCRALIVAALLATAACTAADPGGNKSSVSVGGGIGIDLAGLNKQVQPGDDFEEYANGGWRARAQIPADRSSTGIFLEVFNKAEANNAAIVKAALEANAAAGSDQRRIADWYKAYTDSAGIEQRGLAPLGAEMDAIQGLADKKALSAMLGGNVRADVDPLNATDFETTNLFGLFVSQAFDRPDTTVPYVLQGGLGLPDRDYYLSERPEMATIRRQYRAYIGKLLSLANITEPDTRAQRVFDLEAKIARVHADIVTSQDAKKANNPWKKADFAAKGPGIDWAAFWSAAGLGQQDDFIVWQPDAVIGIASLVASESLQTWQDWLTFHRIDDVTDVLPAEFDQAHFDFYAKTLAGTQSARPRDKRAIGSINEHLGDAMGQLYAKGYFPASSKTDIQAMVKNILAAFDKRVAALPWMAEATKAEARKKIATMQVGVGYPDAWRDYSGLEVKADDPVGNRRRAELAETRHQLAKIGKAPDRGEWWMTPQTVNAVNLPLQNALNFPAAILQAPFYDAGADAAANYGAIGAVIGHEISHGFDDLGAGFDASGRLRNWWTAADMARFKASGQALVAQYNAYEALPGLNLNGQQTLSENIADVAGLAAAHEAYRASLNGKEAPVIDGLSGDQRFFLAYAQAWREKMREQALRGRVATGAHAPGRWRALTVRNLDAWYPAFSVKPGQKLFLAPEARVKVW; this is translated from the coding sequence GTGAATTGTCGCGCCTTGATCGTTGCCGCCCTTCTCGCAACCGCTGCATGCACAGCGGCCGATCCGGGAGGGAATAAGAGTTCCGTATCGGTGGGCGGCGGCATCGGCATCGACCTGGCGGGGCTAAACAAGCAGGTCCAGCCGGGCGACGATTTCGAAGAATATGCCAACGGCGGCTGGCGCGCGCGCGCGCAGATTCCGGCCGATCGATCTAGCACCGGCATTTTCCTCGAAGTGTTCAACAAGGCCGAGGCGAACAATGCGGCGATCGTAAAGGCTGCGCTGGAGGCGAACGCCGCGGCGGGCAGCGACCAACGCCGGATTGCCGATTGGTACAAGGCCTATACCGACAGCGCCGGCATCGAACAGCGCGGGCTCGCGCCACTTGGTGCGGAGATGGATGCGATCCAGGGTCTGGCCGACAAGAAGGCGCTTTCGGCGATGCTGGGCGGCAATGTCCGCGCTGACGTGGATCCGCTCAACGCCACCGATTTCGAGACGACCAATCTTTTCGGCCTGTTCGTATCGCAGGCGTTCGATCGGCCGGATACGACTGTGCCCTATGTGTTGCAGGGCGGACTCGGGCTGCCGGATCGCGACTATTATCTGTCCGAAAGGCCCGAAATGGCGACGATCCGGCGCCAGTATCGCGCTTATATCGGCAAGTTGCTCAGCCTGGCGAACATCACCGAGCCCGATACGCGTGCGCAGCGCGTGTTCGACCTGGAGGCCAAGATTGCCCGGGTCCATGCCGACATCGTCACGAGCCAGGATGCCAAGAAGGCGAACAATCCATGGAAGAAAGCGGATTTCGCGGCCAAGGGTCCCGGGATCGACTGGGCCGCCTTCTGGAGCGCCGCAGGCTTGGGCCAGCAGGACGATTTCATCGTATGGCAGCCTGATGCCGTGATCGGCATCGCCAGTCTCGTAGCCAGCGAGTCGCTGCAGACCTGGCAGGACTGGCTGACCTTCCACCGGATCGACGACGTGACCGACGTGCTCCCCGCCGAATTTGACCAGGCGCATTTCGACTTCTACGCCAAGACGCTCGCGGGCACGCAGAGCGCCCGGCCGCGCGACAAGCGGGCGATCGGCAGCATCAACGAGCATCTCGGCGATGCGATGGGGCAGCTCTATGCGAAGGGCTATTTCCCGGCATCGTCGAAGACGGACATCCAGGCGATGGTGAAGAATATCCTCGCCGCGTTCGACAAGCGGGTCGCCGCTTTGCCGTGGATGGCAGAGGCGACCAAGGCCGAGGCACGCAAGAAGATCGCGACGATGCAGGTCGGCGTCGGCTATCCCGATGCGTGGCGCGACTATTCCGGTCTGGAGGTGAAGGCCGACGATCCGGTCGGCAATCGCCGCCGCGCCGAACTGGCCGAGACGCGGCACCAACTCGCCAAGATCGGCAAGGCGCCCGATCGCGGCGAATGGTGGATGACGCCGCAGACGGTGAACGCGGTCAACCTGCCGCTTCAGAATGCGCTCAACTTCCCGGCGGCGATCCTCCAGGCGCCTTTCTATGATGCGGGCGCGGATGCCGCGGCCAATTATGGCGCGATCGGCGCGGTAATCGGGCATGAGATCAGCCACGGCTTCGACGATCTCGGCGCCGGTTTCGATGCGAGCGGGCGGTTGCGCAACTGGTGGACCGCGGCGGACATGGCGCGCTTCAAGGCGAGCGGGCAGGCGCTGGTCGCGCAGTATAATGCCTATGAGGCGCTGCCAGGGCTGAATCTGAACGGTCAGCAGACGCTGAGCGAGAATATCGCCGACGTCGCCGGACTGGCCGCGGCGCATGAGGCATATCGTGCGTCGCTGAACGGCAAGGAAGCGCCGGTGATCGATGGGCTGAGCGGCGATCAGCGCTTCTTCCTGGCCTATGCCCAGGCCTGGCGCGAGAAGATGCGCGAGCAGGCCCTGCGCGGTCGCGTGGCGACCGGGGCACATGCGCCGGGGCGCTGGCGGGCGCTGACGGTGCGCAACCTCGATGCCTGGTATCCGGCCTTTTCGGTGAAGCCCGGGCAGAAACTGTTTCTGGCGCCCGAGGCGCGGGTGAAGGTCTGGTGA